GGGGGAAAGGGCGACCAAAGGGGGCTTACTTCTAGTTGATGTAATGCAAAGAACACACAAACTACTGACCCTGCAGTTTTGCTCCCAAAAGGACTTTGGCACAAACTGGAATGGAAAGTGAGTTTTAATGAGTCGAGGAGAAGTCAGGAGGTTGTCTGCCAGGTCTTTTCCTGTATGAAGAGGTAAAGATGGAGTAAGCAAATTGTCACAGGGCAGAAGTAATGGGTACATTTGTTTGCtgtggtttttatgtttttttactaTTGGGTTTAATTTTTCTGCTTGTCTGTTTGGAGTGTCGCTCTCCACTCGATTGAAAAGAAAGTCCAACACCCATTTCCCCATTTACAAAAGTCCTGATTCCGTAAAATGCTTTAATAGTTtaataataaactaataaaaggCATGCACACTTTTCAGATACAATAGTAATGTTTAATGAAGTTTAAATCCCTGCACAGTACACTTAAGGTTCAATaagtgtttgtatgtttgtgatGCATGTACATGTATGTTTGATCAACCTGAACCGAAAGACGGGACGATGAGCTCCAAAAAAGGTACTCTTTCAAAGATTGGGATGGATGTCTGACGCTCTATCTGACCAAAATACAGCAGGTCAAGGATGTAGGACACCCATGTGGTTcctaaaagacagacagaaagagagagagagagagagagagagagagagagggaaacaaATTATCGCAACCCCTCACTGCAACACACATCTTTTATGAGCTCATAAAGCATTTATATTTGCTCTTTATGTTCATGGACTGACCTGCTTTGGGGTATGTTGCAATAAGTATATCATCTGGCCTGGCCTGAAAGTTTTGAATGTTCTCCCAGTTGTCTGTGAAAAAGTGAGTCATGCAGACTCCATGGAAATCAAACATTTCTGGTCGAGAGAGcttaatagaaaaaaaagagagagaaaagaatcaTAAACAATGCGTATGATCATTGTGTGCGAGTAATTGAACTGCAGCAATTTGACTGTGTGGAAAAGAATGCAAAGATTGTTCACTGGTCAGATGCAGACACAGAAGtcagaatgttaaaaaaaaattaacttctACATGTCATCTTAAAAGGAGAGAAACAACAAATAGCTCACCAAAAGGACATGGTGTACTCAaatatttagttgcattttAAACTACTTTTGTCCACAAGTCCATTCTCTTTTCCTCAGCATTACATGTTTACCAAGAAATTAACCCCACTTGAGAGTGAAGCACAAGTAGCCCTTTGAAAAAAAGATGTTTAGACTTTAGATTAAATTAAAGACATACCTTGTCCGGATCAAATGACATTCTGAATGCTGCTGGTTTCTCTGCTGTATTTCGGacacttttctctttcttctgctCGGATTTCTCTCAGATAAGCAATCTgttttccttcctctctcttctcattGCATAACACGTTCTCCATTGTAATTGGAGGCTCAGTCAGATGTGATAAGGTTCTCCAGGCCCTCCCCTTTCCAGATGTCCAGGCTTTTACATTGTATTCCCCTGTTCTCTCAGAAGTAcagagatatactgtatgtaaccaTATAGCCTACTTATTTGTCAAGAATCTACTTCTTGGGGTATGTACAAAACATGCAGGGGTATCAAGAATTTAAACAGGAACTATACAAAGAGCATACTGCATGCACATTTAAGCAATGCCAGCCACTTGGGAGTTATCTACACAGTGTGCATGACTCAAAACATGTCGCATTCATTTGACTTTAAAGTGCCTTTGAGTTCCTAGTACATGGAAAGAATAACAAAGCTTTTTTGCAGTGTTCTGTTTTACAACTACAGCTCTGTTCTGtcaaaacaaaaagacacaGCATGTCCTAGAGAGAACCAACTTTTCCTGGATATGTGTAAAGAGTCTTGGTCCATTTTCAAAAATACTTCCAATGAAGAGAAAAGGTCAGGAGGTTGAAACAAATAATGAAGGTGCTCTTCAAAAGGGTACACAATAgttcaaaaaagaagaaaggtcCAAAGTACTCATCTGGtaaaaggattaaaaaaagagcCTTTATTTAGATGGCTATTACAACACTCTGGGGTGTTCCAGTGAGCCTGGggaggaagtaaaaaaaaaatcctcaccaAGGGCAATGTACAGCTGTGGATATGTCGCAACCTTTTAATGGAACATTTGTGTTGCACGCCACATTTAAAGAACAAGTGAAATTGGATGTTTGGCATAGGCTAAAGAATCAGAGAAAAGAAgttgagtctgtgtgtgtaaggggAACGAACACTTTTCCAAAACATGTCAAGCAAGGATAAattgtattgtgtaaatgtATTGACTTTCAGATGGAGACTAGCTGTGTGCTTGAAATTTGCCAGAAAAGTGGTGCACAAAAGCAAAGTGTATTTACTTAAAAACATAATCAGACCGAAAGGACAACACAGTACAATACATTGACTTATTTCTGTACTtttaaattagattagattcaactttattgtcatttagcagagtacagatacagagccaatgaaatgcagttgacatccaaccagaagtgcaaaagaaGCATTAAATACCAAAGTGCAGGTTGAGTACAGTATTCTGTGCTGTTATGTAGACGATAGAGATTAATTATGTACAACAGTGTATAGTTAGATAAATACAGGTTTTCCAGATTACATGTCTACAGTGACAGATAAGGAGTATAGAGGGTTATGTACAGAGAGTATAAATAGACAttctatataaataataatatatatatatatatatatatatatatatatatatattgtgcagtTTGGGAACCAATGGGCTATCATGTTTctcaatatatataaaatttccCACTCTCCCCATCCTGGGCGGTCCTCTTCCTTCAAGCTCGGGTCTTCGGCCTGGGAGCCTGAGGGTTCTGCGCAGTAGCTTAACTGTTCCTTGGACTGCGCTCTTCTGGACAGAGATCTCAGATGTTTCCTCGAATTTGCTGGAGCCACTGTCCACGTTTGGGGGTTATTGTTCATAACCAGCCACTTGATTGGCGTTCCAGCTATACTGTAGTTGCCTGCATTTTACACCCCGCTGTTATGTGCTGGACTGTCTCAGGAGCATCTTTACAGCCTGCACCTGGGGTCCTGTCTGGTATGGTAGACCCCGGCCTCTATTGATCTTGTGCTCAGAGCTTGTTCTTGTGCTGCCATGATTAGTGCATCTGTGCTATCTTTCAGACCAGCCTTTTCCAGACACTGGTATGATTTCTCAATATCAGCACTTCTTCTATCTGTCGGTGGTACATGCCATACAGGGGCTTGTTGCCAGGATCTTAGTTGTTTCATCCTGGATAGTGGCTCTCAGTGTCTCAGGGTAGCCAGCTGACTTATGATCATCTCTCTCAGCTGCCCATGgccaggatagctcagttggtagagcaggcgcctgATAGAGGTTTATACCTTGATGCAgagggtccagggttcgagtccgacctgtgatgatttcctgcgaCTGTGGATGTTAGAATACTGAGCTAGTAGTTGTTTCTTTTGTTAGCTAAGATGTTGGGTTTCGAAGTATCCATTGGTCCCACATTCTCTTCATGTAAACCCTTTCCCTATAGTCACTTGTTAGTGTCTTGAAAAAGCTATAGTCAACCactgagattgttttgtcaaaatcatagactgtaaaagcAGTCTATGGTCAGAAATACTATTTCCAAGAATctcatatatttataatgttgtttttaaatatgttcgggatttgatcaaaataaaaactcaaTGTTTAACAGGAAGTGACGTACTCAGAAGTGATCGTCACAGGAACTGAAAAACGTATACAACAAAAATGGCGTCTCCCGGCGAGGCAGTGGTGGGTGATACACACGTGGGGGAAAAGAAGAAGGTAACTAAGAATAAATCATTAGTAAGAGAGTCTAACTTCTAATATCATCAGCTAAGAAAGACTAGGACGGTgcttttcaaacacacacaacgtACGTGGCATTAGCTTTGCTAGCATCGGGCAGCTAACGCAAGTAGCGCGTGTGTAACGTTAGTGTACGGGGTCCTGGAGGAGGCGAGCTGACTCCCGTTTCTGGgcacaaataaaatacattcgGCTTTGTATTGTTCTAAAGGTCGCTACTGCTAACCTGCTGCCGTTTGCTCCTCTTTAATAGCCCACATCTCGTTACTGGGAGGAGCCGCAGGAGGatggaaaaaatgaaaacaaagtgGTTAAAGACGGAGAACAGACTGAACAGTCTTTGGAAAAGAAGACGCGACAGACgcaaaaagcaaagaaaaggaAGCAAGAAGAGGATCAAGGAGATGGAAATAAGTTTATATCAGGGGTAAGAGAATGGAAGTGATTGTTGTGTCACTGTCATTCGGTGAAGTGGGAAATATATCTAcagaatatcacaatatttatttttggttcTGATTAAGCTACataaaactttatttatcccgagGAAAATTGTACAACAGTTGCAGCACAACGTAGGAAAGGCTCTGGTATAAGATAACAATAAGGTGGAAATcccaaatatactgtatacaatgCCAAAAAACAGGTTAACTTTGGATCATCAAATATAAACTGGATAACAGTAAGGGTAATTCTACATGGGTTGCATATAGATGTTTATGTACAAATCTGAAGTACAGGTAAGAGTGTCTGCTTAATAAAGGTATAGGTTATATAGTTATAGGTATATTTATCTGAAGGAGGAATATTTCAAGGGCTAAAAATTCATGAAATTTACAGTTTGATAAAATACTTTGCAACTCCTTAAAAGttttccctttttgtttttacGTAAGTGGCTTTAAGATTGTAAAaaatgcgtgtgtgtatatacagggcatgaagttaacttttttgaccaccagccacttttttttgtcataaaggtgaaaaacaggaattgctgtgtctctatgatcctatcctgtcctattgatggtagcctactcgtggacattgcgccgtcatcacgtgctgtagtatgggggcccgccttgataatcctgcataggggcccggtgttggctcgttacgccactgcatataagagatgagatgactgacaaaatcaggagtagcctatgcgcaccaaaacaacaaaacactggtgaatgcgcaccataacacaagaatttttttgtatagttcttaaaaataaaaaaataaataaaaagtaaacttgttttggggagaataatacttattactattaattcattactctgggctgagatttcctaggaaccttaccaaaaaggctcaggatgctgcaaatgttggtaaaatatgaaaaaggctggtggatttaagacacaaaataagaatgtattaaatgaatcaaatatgaacatatctgtcattgtcagtggcttgttgatctttacattgttagttaatttcctatcatGGACTGGGACACACATtaatacggtttgataaagtacttgttggactttaacttatcattgcacttacaataacgagagtagctgtcctcaatttaggtcaatgtgtaggtctcatctgcgtttctTCCTGCATctaccgtgtgcgtttgtgtgtgattgtgtgtgtgtgtctgtgcgtgtgtctgcgtgtgattgtgtgtgattgtgtgtgcgcgtcagtcgcgggggaaacagAGCAGCcctgcccgctgcagagagccgacagtattGGAACAGCAGCAGGTTCAgtgacagcgtacattgatgttaaaatgtatacatgttggcaggacggtctgaaatgttttgcatcactcaaatctcattggctacccgccaacgtggcaggtagattgacggtttcacccgccaatcacaaaagttacccgcatttggcgggtgccaatttcatgccgtgtgtgtgtgtgtgtgtgtgtgtgtgtgtgtgtatatatatatatatatatatatatatggctacCCCATTCAATTAGTGGTAAGTGTAGATGTCTTGTGCATCATTTTATACACATTTCCCCACTAATTGATCCTGACATATTAAGTATTTATGGAGCAACACTGAGTGATGTCTAACAATAtgcttacatttttatttccattatgataaaaaaaaacaacatatgaaTCAAAGTAATAGTATATTTCTAACTGTGGAATGAAACAATGGAGTTTTTACCAAACTCGTGTTGAGTCAAGAGACTTGTACTGTTGCAGTGCATTGCTTAACTGTGAAGCAGGCCTTACAACCAGAAGAAGACGAtatatgtaattttttttatacgTTTTCTATCttaacaaaaatataatttttgtaTACGTTTTCTATCTTAACAAATATAAAACCCTAAAAGTGACCAAGTCCAATATGCATGAGTGTGAGATGAATGGCTGCCAAGCCTTATGAAGTTTTTCAGAGTGAATCTAACAAAAACTGCATTACATCACTAAtcctgtgtgtgggtgggtggtgcCTCATCCTTCCACTTAAGAAGAATTTGTTGTCTAGCAATCAGAGATGCAAAGGCAATAgcatttaatttgtattttggaAGGTAAGCTCCTTCAGAACTACTCCAAATATTGCTGTCAGCAGAGATTGATTGATAGAGATCTCAAACACCTATGAGAGAGTTTTGAATACATCACCTCAGTATTtacaaagtaagaaaatgatTTTTAAGCTATACCACAATCTTGCATTATCCCAGAATCCAAACAATATCTATTTTCACACTTTAGTATTggtattatattaatatatctcCCAGCTCTACATTAATTTACCTATATTTTTatgtttcacaaagaaaatCCAGTGTATGTCTTCTGATTATTGTTCATACTCCCTTAGAAATCTGACCCTTTCCCTGGGCCTGCTCCTATTCCAGAAGACAGGTTGCAGAAGTTCAAGAGGAGAGATAAAACTAAAAAGGTAAGCACCCCAATGTCGCCATTTCAATTTCTAGTAAATAAGTGAAGTTATGTGTTGCCACCAGCTAACATCTCATTCCTTTGTTCTTCTTGTCCAGCCTCGCCGCCAACATTACAAGCTGAAAGACATGATTACTCGCTCAGAAGAAGCTTCAGAAATGGCCCAGAAACAAGCTGCTCGGTTTGACCTCCTACTCCCAGAGGATGCAGGGTAATTTGTTCTAAAAGTTGGCAGGCTGCTTTGTGTCACAGTGTATGATGTGACAAATATTAAATGACGAAAAATGTCCCTTTCAGCCATTGCTTAAAATCCTGTTTTTGACACGTTTTCCTCTAATCTAAGATTTCTAGAAGGAGATGAAGATGAGGACACGTGTACAATCTCTCAGGAAGATATTGCAGATGTTGTGGATATAACATCTGCGACAAAGGTGGGATACTGACCGGATACTAGCGCAGATGTTGGAAGATTTCACTTCTGACATGCGAGGGCTACTTAAAATGTTGATTTACAGCAATTGCCCATTATAAAGTATTAATTTGTTTTACTAGTATGGTTGGGAACACCATGCAGTACACAGCTTTGGTTGTTTCCAACCTAATTTATTAACTTATTAGTAGATAATTTGTATGGGCTTAACTTGATAAATCCagtgtgttttaataaaaaataaaaaagcataaTCGTGGAAAGCAAGTAAAATACGGCATGTTTAGTAGGGGACAAGattgtttattttatgtatttcacAAGCACTTTTATAAATACATTGCCAGGTTTGATGATGTTCCCCATGTTGCTTGccttttattaattcatttttttctctgtccCACTTCCTCCTCAGTATTTTGATCTGAAACTGTCTCAGTTTGGACCTTATCGAGTAGATTACAGCAAGACTGGACGGTCAGTATCTCGATCTCTATActtatacaaatatacaaagatAGAGTGCAGTGGGTTTCTCAGAGCTTTTTCACTGACAACAACTGCCTGCTGCATCTGAAAATGGTGTTAAAGAGAGCATTGAGACTAAACCCAAACAGTAATGTTGGGaggtaatgaaaataataaaatgctAAACGATGACGATCTATTGCATGTCTGTCCATGGTAGAAGGATTTCTCCTCTGTTGCTCTTCCTAATGTGTCCTCTATTTTCTACCCTGTAAAGGGCCTTTTTGGGGGAGTTTTCCATATCCGAATCGAGGGTCTAAAGGCAGAGGGAGTCATATGCAGATTGTGAAGTCCCATGAGACAAATTTAtcatttgtgatattgggctatataaatagCCTTGACTTGAATTATGCTAAAATGCTCCTTAAAGCTGGGTAAATTGCAGATGTTAACTTTCTGTGGCTTTATCACTACAACTGAGTCCTTCtactttatataaaaatattgatttaaatgttTGAATTGTGGGCATTTTGTTAACAGTGCATTTTCTTCACTTCAGTCAACTGCTGCTTGGTGGGAGGAGAGGGCATGTTGCCTGTATAGACTGGCAGTCCAAACAGCTAATGTGTGAGATAAACGTGATGGAGTCTGTCAATGATGTAAAGTAAGTCATCCAACTTAACATTGCGCAGCACTACACAAATCACAAGACTTTGTACACTACAATCATGCTTCACCTACCAGCAACTGTTAACGTAATTTCTGTAAATAATCCAAAATcaatttctgcctttatttagGTGGCTCCATAGTGAGGCCATGTATGCAGTGGCTCAGAAGAAGTGGCTGCATATCTATGACTCCAATGGAATAGAGCTACACTGCATCCGCAAATTCAATGACGTCCTTCGTATGCAGTTCCTCCCCTACCACTTTTTGCTAGCAACAGCGGTGGGTTCATTAAAACTGTATTTACAGGTTTTGGACACTATGTATTGTGAGTTTATTTTGAATGTATTACTACAATAACAAAAAGTTGTCTTCTGATGGATTCGGAGTTTGCCACAAACCCTGATGTTATCTAACATACGCTCAATTGATAGAGGTTTTCCTTTTGGTTAAAACTTTATTTAGTTACATTTTGGCAAATTGTTATAAGTACGACAACTGTCATCGGATAACTTCAATCCATAAGAAAAATAAGCGTCTTTTTCTatgatttctaagcagatttatGGACGTTTCTTTGGACTGAATATCCTCGGGAAGTTCAGACGCTAGGGGTTTAAAGTACCTTAATGAGCTGTGTGTGTTGATAAGCGGGACAAACTACAATAACAAAATAAGCATTTACCGGCCCTCTTCATCTCGCGCAGCATCTTTGTTTCTCCCTACACACCACACAGTTGAAAGCCCTTAATCTAATGTAAAGTAAAAACAGTTAATGTAAAGCAATAATTTTATTTTCCAGATTCTTTAACACCGACTTTATTTCACCAACTGTAATTGTGTAATTGTAATTGGCTCTGACAAACCTTCCTGTTTTTACTCTTGTCTTTAGAGTGCTACAAGTTTCCTGCAGTACCTGGATGTGTCAGTGGGAAAGGAGGTGGCAGCCATTTGCACCAAGACTGGCCGGCTTGATGTGATGTGCCAGAACCCTCATAATGCCGTCATCCACCTCGGCCACTCCAACGGCACGGTCACCCTCTGGTCTCCCAACCAGAAAGAAGCCCTTGTCAAGATGCTCTGTCACCAGGGCGGCGTGCGCTCTGTCACTGTAGACAAGACGGGCACGTGAGTGACCTTAAAACTTAACACTTAGAGATGTAAGAGAACATGGATACTGTAATTCTTTTAGAGGTATGAAGCTGTGGATAATTATGTAGAGTTGGTTTTCACAGTAGCTCCAGTATAAACGtcattaatttatattttatttcagtCTTTGAGAGTGTGATATAAGTTATTGCAACCATTGACAAAAACCTTTCTTCAACCCACCGCCTGGTGCATTGCACTTTGAATAATATTTTCATGACGGGACGTTCTTTTTGCAAAAGACAAGAAGTCTATCGATACAGTGCATGTTCTTTATTAATGCAGCTTTCCATTGTAATAATTTGTGAATTGTAGTGCTAGTGTCCCCCAGGCCGAACACTGGGTTGTTAAAAGTTAACAATTTGTAAAAGAAAtccataaataaatagaaaactttattgtcatgttggaatatagggctgcacaattaatccaGTTGCGATTACATTAAACAAAAATTGTGCAATttaattaaacataaaagtgtgctgtatgtgtgacatgctagTCTCTGTGTGCACTGCGGTCAAACCAGCGGTCGCTCTTATGCCGCTTGAATGCATTTTCGTACATTTAAGTATCAGCATATGGGTGCACTATAATTTAAGCGTTGGCtgatttgaccacggagatgcaaGCGACGactggcttgaccgcagtccTGTTTCGGGCTCCCGGAGCGTGGTCGggaaacacaggggagacattCCCTCCAGGGCCGATGCTCTTTCAGGGGTTACAGCCTTCACTTTACTTGCAGTattaacaacagatgaagccaccgtgtcttgagaagcttGTTGTTTAATTGTTCAgtgttaactcactttacatcgtctttgctatctctttttcctctcgccTCACACAGCCACACTTGTACACTAAGTTACCGCTCACTCTCCTTTCTTAACCACTCACACACTCCCTCAACGCACCTTCCATTCTCGCTGTCATTTATGCTACCCTCGTCACAACGTCCACAAAATATATGACCAATCAGTTTCTGTTTAGGCTGTAGCCAATGTGTCGTGTATGGTCATGTGAGTACCAgaagttttattttatatctaCTTTTACTCTAGGAGGAGGTTGTACAAAGTATATTTTGTAACTTAATCACTATTATAATAGACCCATCTTAAATGTTATTGTTTATAAGGgcatacaaaatgtattgtttaaatGAAACTTGTCTCAGTGTTTTTCAGTGTTCAgtgtttttcttatttattgtgttatttatttcatttgtactgTTAGGCAAAGCAAAGATTTATTAGTAAATAGTAAATTGTTTTACCATCGCAATGTGACTTTTTCTCCAAATCATGCAGCCCTATTGGAATAACCATTACAttttatgttgtgagcagtaaaCTGCAGTTTCTTCAATGTCCACCAGAGAGCAATGTGTTGTTATGGTCTCCTCTTGGCAGATATATGGTGACATCTGGTATGGATAAAAAGCTGAAGGTATATGACATTAGAGCCTTCAAGCCACTCAAGTCCTACTTCCTCCCAGCTGGAGCTTCCTGTTTGTCTCTGAGCCAGAGGGGTCTGCTGTCTGCAGCCACAGGGGACATTGTTCAGGTCATAATCACCACCATACTACACACAACCTGATTTGTCATTGAAAAACGATCTAGCGCACAGGAAGTGATGCATTCCATTCTGTCTCTGGGCCTCAAGTTGGTTATTGCGACACAATATTTTAAGATTACCAAAAGGGAAACGGGAACCTTTGCAGTTGCATATGAGTTCCATTTTAAGTGAATGACACACAACTTATGGGTAATGTAATAAGAAGTTTGGAAACTGAGTGTTAGAACAACACagtagacctttttcacagcagatatgTTTGTCTTGTCATAGCAGCAAAAGCATAGCTGAAAcacacacctgtgcttttcttgcTATTACCAGCACAAAATatatgctgtgaaaaaggtctgcAGGGACTTCTACTGGCCAAAGATagaattttaaaaacaagcTCAAATGTTGCACACTGTTgctaaattcattttttttttaatcataattaagtctctttttttctccaactgGAGATACATAGGACACTTCTTTACATATTGATGTCCTGTTGCTCTCATATCCCCTAATCTGTGTCTGTGAAAACTGTTGTCTCCCTGCAGGTGTACAGAGATGTGTGGAACACTCCAGTGAGTAAACCCTACATGGCTCACAGAGTTCAAAGAACAATTTGGGGGATGAACTTCTGTCCCTTTGAGGATGTCCTCGGGGTGGGTCACGGAGAGGGTTTCACCAGCATGCTCATACCAGGTCCGACTCCATTTTACATTATACCatttttaaagggtaacttcggtatttttcaacctggaccctattttcccatatTTCTGTGTCTAATGGGACCAACCATTTTTGAAATGCACTTCTGCTCTGACAAATGTTTCAACCTCTACCTGTGAGAAGTTTCTCTGTTATTTTACTGATAAAGTGGCATCTGTCAGGCAAAACACCAGTGTTAAATTGAGTGTGTTTTAACCTGCTGCTCCTGCGCATTCTGCAGTGTTTGAAGAGTTTGAGCCAGTTTCGTTTTCAGTCGTTGCTCACTGAGGTGGTGCAACACATTAAACCTTCCAACTGTCCCTTAGACATTGTTCCTGCCAACATGGTGAAGGAGGTCTTTAATACTATTGGGTCAAGTCTACTCACTTTTATTAATTATTGTCTTAGTTTAGGCTCTGTCCCAGCTGCCttttaaacatgctgtggtcAGACCTCTCCTCCAGAAGCCTCATCTTGACCCCTCAGTATAGTCTAATTTTAGACCTGTCTCTAATTTGCCTTTTCTTTCTAAGGTCTGGGTGGAAAAAATTGTTTAATACAATTACACACCTTTTTACAACAGAACTCCAGTCAGTTTCAGATCGCGTCACAGCACTGAGTCAGCACTGTTAAGAGTCCACAATGATATTGCTTTGTCTGTGGATGCCAGGAATCCTGCTGTATCAGTGCTGTTAGACCTCACAgctgttatgttatgttttacAGTTGCTACTTCATGTTAAaaactttggatacctgctggttgctgtaaagcgctatatgaataaatgttgattgattcaTTGGTTGAAGTTGTTCCAGTGTTAAGTAAGACCACTGCAGCTggcagcagcgaaacaagctgcaatgtaacattaacgggcaattgcgcaccttcagtttacgtccactaaaagtgcttcttttgccactgacatgctcagattattattcttagagtctgacaacattatggaaaggatccctgcagaggtcgacctttttgttaaagagtaggatcctttttgtttaacattaaacagtCTCCatatcgccaaacccaccagactccatttaaataaacccaAAAACCCACTTAtttaaagtcgacagaaacaaaatcaaaatcaaaagccgcct
The genomic region above belongs to Sander lucioperca isolate FBNREF2018 chromosome 12, SLUC_FBN_1.2, whole genome shotgun sequence and contains:
- the wdr46 gene encoding WD repeat-containing protein 46 isoform X1; amino-acid sequence: MASPGEAVVGDTHVGEKKKPTSRYWEEPQEDGKNENKVVKDGEQTEQSLEKKTRQTQKAKKRKQEEDQGDGNKFISGKSDPFPGPAPIPEDRLQKFKRRDKTKKPRRQHYKLKDMITRSEEASEMAQKQAARFDLLLPEDAGFLEGDEDEDTCTISQEDIADVVDITSATKYFDLKLSQFGPYRVDYSKTGRQLLLGGRRGHVACIDWQSKQLMCEINVMESVNDVKWLHSEAMYAVAQKKWLHIYDSNGIELHCIRKFNDVLRMQFLPYHFLLATASATSFLQYLDVSVGKEVAAICTKTGRLDVMCQNPHNAVIHLGHSNGTVTLWSPNQKEALVKMLCHQGGVRSVTVDKTGTYMVTSGMDKKLKVYDIRAFKPLKSYFLPAGASCLSLSQRGLLSAATGDIVQVYRDVWNTPVSKPYMAHRVQRTIWGMNFCPFEDVLGVGHGEGFTSMLIPGAGEPNFDGLDANPYRSAKQRQEWEVKALLEKIQPELISLDPTELGQVDRATFEQRHQDRVKALGFDPLAKEKFIPKYKKKGRSSTGSVERRKRQVAHEDQRDVIRKTAEDKMKIEKERKKREKKEAVLSSQRSALDRFKK
- the wdr46 gene encoding WD repeat-containing protein 46 isoform X2 → MASPGEAVPTSRYWEEPQEDGKNENKVVKDGEQTEQSLEKKTRQTQKAKKRKQEEDQGDGNKFISGKSDPFPGPAPIPEDRLQKFKRRDKTKKPRRQHYKLKDMITRSEEASEMAQKQAARFDLLLPEDAGFLEGDEDEDTCTISQEDIADVVDITSATKYFDLKLSQFGPYRVDYSKTGRQLLLGGRRGHVACIDWQSKQLMCEINVMESVNDVKWLHSEAMYAVAQKKWLHIYDSNGIELHCIRKFNDVLRMQFLPYHFLLATASATSFLQYLDVSVGKEVAAICTKTGRLDVMCQNPHNAVIHLGHSNGTVTLWSPNQKEALVKMLCHQGGVRSVTVDKTGTYMVTSGMDKKLKVYDIRAFKPLKSYFLPAGASCLSLSQRGLLSAATGDIVQVYRDVWNTPVSKPYMAHRVQRTIWGMNFCPFEDVLGVGHGEGFTSMLIPGAGEPNFDGLDANPYRSAKQRQEWEVKALLEKIQPELISLDPTELGQVDRATFEQRHQDRVKALGFDPLAKEKFIPKYKKKGRSSTGSVERRKRQVAHEDQRDVIRKTAEDKMKIEKERKKREKKEAVLSSQRSALDRFKK